TCGAACGGACGATCATAGGGGCTGTAGGGGATGAGAGAGGCAAGGCCCAGTTAAAATTTGCCGAATCCATGTCAGGTGTGGAAAAAGCCGTGCCGATCCTGAAACCGTACAAACTGGCCAGCCGTGAGTCCAGAGAGGGTGATACCATAATTTCTGTGGGAGATGTAAAGATTGGAGGACCTGAATTTGTCGTGATGGCCGGTCCCTGTGCCGTAGAAAGTGATGAACAGCTGATGGAGAGCGCCGGCATCGTCAAGCGGGGAGGGGCCCACATCTTAAGAGGGGGGGCATTTAAACCGAGGACGTCTCCTTATAGCTTTCAGGGCATGGAGGAAGAAGGTCTGAAGCTCTTAAAAAAGGCCAGAGAAGAGACAGGGATTCCTATCGTTACTGAGGTCCTTGATACCGCCGATGTGGAGCTGGTAGCGGAGTACGCCGATATCTTGCAGATTGGAGCGCGTAATGTCCAGAATTTTGCCCTCCTGAAGAAGGTGGGTCAAGTGAAAAAGCCGGTT
The nucleotide sequence above comes from Syntrophales bacterium. Encoded proteins:
- the aroF gene encoding 3-deoxy-7-phosphoheptulonate synthase, encoding MIIVMKKNATEEQIDNVVRWIESVGYKAHPSRGVERTIIGAVGDERGKAQLKFAESMSGVEKAVPILKPYKLASRESREGDTIISVGDVKIGGPEFVVMAGPCAVESDEQLMESAGIVKRGGAHILRGGAFKPRTSPYSFQGMEEEGLKLLKKAREETGIPIVTEVLDTADVELVAEYADILQIGARNVQNFALLKKVGQVKKPVLLKRGMMSTIEELLMSAEYLLAEGNDQIILCERGIRTFETATRNTLDISAVPVLKELTHLPVIVDPSHAAGHWRYVIPLSRAAVAAGANGLLVEVHPEPDRAVSDGRQSLKPEKFYRLMEEIRCLENALRKVHKEEKS